One window from the genome of Oryza glaberrima chromosome 3, OglaRS2, whole genome shotgun sequence encodes:
- the LOC127765228 gene encoding mitogen-activated protein kinase kinase kinase ANP1-like, with protein MRKEATTRPVIHTFPARTHSPVSCIPHTFCSSPFLAAPPHPPLSLSLCFGLSYSLLGFSSCSALWREEDRARAARLSMEWVRGKCVGRGAFGAVHVAVDRATGRAFAVKSVEAKGGAPAAAMACLESEIRILRRLSSPYVVEYLGDDGDAATTRNLHMELVPGGSAAEAAAAAAAMGGLGERGARGVVRRVAAALRYLHDVAGVVHGDVKGRNVLVGCDGDGRGAKLADFGAARLVSDAAVSRGPRGTPAWMAPEVARGGAPTPASDVWSLGCTAVELITGKRPWSELGGASEVGELLFLIGFGGKRPELPACASDSCRDFLDKCLRRDAGERWTCDQLLRHPFLSAADVHDGGEPSPFPSPRAVLDWAAASMSDSDSDDSGGAEARSEHEVMARAKGRLAELASNASWGREWGAGPTWEAADTWAPPSSPDTTATNAPVPSNPAAVADAGGPPAVIAGGRDSVLAVATAGAGRDRCDSQHGHYKCELARTRRARLAVASVAAVMYSYLIDSIIFWVQFKPPFSLQYFGPILFFPLHMTFGNARCCCLCWSDEIMRV; from the exons ATGCGGAAAGAGGCCACGACGCGGCCGGTGATCCACACATTTCCGGCGAGAA CACACTCCCCCGTTTCTTGCATCCCTCACACCTTCTGCTCCTCTCCTTTTTTGGCGGCTCCTCCACacccacccctctccctctctctctgtttcGGCCTCTCATACTCACTCCTCGGCTTCTCGTCGTGCTCTGCTCTGTGGCGCGAGGAGGATCGAGCTCGCGCGGCGCGCCTCTCCATGGAGTGGGTGCGCGGGAAATGCGTCGGCAGGGGGGCGTTCGGCGCGGTGCACGTGGCGGTGGACAGGGCCACCGGGCGGGCCTTCGCGGTGAAGTCGGTGGAGGCCaagggcggcgcgccggcggcggcgatggcgtgccTCGAGAGCGAGATAAGGATCTTGAGGCGGCTCAGCTCGCCCTACGTCGTGGAGTATCTCGGGGACGACGGggacgcggcgacgacgaggaattTGCACATGGAGCTGGTCCCCGGCGGgagcgccgcggaggcggcggcggcggcggcggccatgggagGGCTTGGTGAGCGCGGGGCTCGTGGCGTCGtgcggcgggtggcggccgcGCTGCGGTACCTGCACGACGTGGCTGGCGTGGTGCACGGGGACGTCAAGGGGAGGAACGTGCTCGTcggctgcgacggcgacggccgcggcgcgaAGCTCGCGGATTTCGGCGCGGCGAGGCTGGTCTCCGACGCCGCGGTGTCCCGGGGCCCCCGCGGCACGCCGGCTTGGATGGCGCCggaggtggcgcgcggcggcgcgccgacgccggcgtcggACGTGTGGTCCCTCGGCTGCACGGCGGTGGAGCTGATCACCGGGAAGCGGCCGTGGTCAGAGCTCGGCGGCGCCAGCGAGGTCGGCGAGCTGCTCTTCCTCATCGGGTTCGGCGGGAAGCGCCCCGAGCTCCCCGCGTGCGCCTCCGACTCGTGCCGCGACTTCCTCGACAAGTGCCtccgccgcgacgccggcgagcggtggACCTGCGATCAGCTGCTGCGCCACCCGTTCCTCTCCGCCGCGGAcgtccacgacggcggcgagccgtcGCCGTTCCCGTCGCCCCGAGCCGTTCTCGACTGGGCGGCCGCGTCCATGTCCGATTCGGACTCCGACGACtcgggcggcgcggaggcgcgcAGCGAGCACGAGGTGATGGCGCGCGCCAAGGGAAGGCTCGCCGAGTTGGCGTCAAACGCAAGCTGGGGGCGCGAGTGGGGCGCGGGGCCCACCTGGGAGGCGGCCGACACCTGGGCCCCACCGTCCAGTCCGGACACGACAGCGACGAATGCACCCGTCCCGTCCAACCCCGCCGCGGTCGCCGACGCCGGTGGGCCACCCGCCGTGATCGCTGGCGGCCGTGAcagcgtcctcgccgtcgccaccgccggcgccggccgtgaTCGCTGTGACAGCCAGCATGGGCACTATAAATGCGAGCTAGCTCGCACTAGGCGAGCTCGGTTGGCTGTTGCGTCCGTGGCTGCTGTCATGTACAGTTATCTCATTGATTCAATCATATTTTGGGTTCAATTCAAGCCGCCATTTTCTCTGCAATATTTTGgtccaattcttttttttccgttgCATATGACTTTCGGTAATgcgcgctgctgctgcctctgctGGTCGGATGAGATCATGAGAGTGTGA
- the LOC127765226 gene encoding mitochondrial succinate-fumarate transporter 1, translated as MWALVFWTEPRRDGRARSVRPRIDYYISSARAPHFSRIQQRGKQPTETNPKPASCATPAKAAAAASPSSSPPPPPMSPAPQAASPAEDRRGGRAPVPPYVKAAAGSVGGVMEACCLQPIDVIKTRLQLDRSGAYRGIAHCGTTVVRSEGVRALWKGLTPFATHLTLKYALRLGSNAVLQSAFKDPGTGKVSAHGRLASGFGAGVLEALLIVTPFEVVKIRLQQQKGLSPDLLRYKGPIHCARTIVTEEGLFGLWAGALPTVMRNGTNQAAMFTAKNTFDIVLWKKHEGDGKVLQPWQSMISGFLAGTAGPICTGPFDVVKTRLMAQGRTGDIKYKGMVHAIRTIYAEEGLRALWKGLLPRLMRIPPGQAIMWAVADQVMGLYERSYLQPAHM; from the exons ATGTGGGCCCTGGTCTTCTGGACCGAGCCGCGACGCGACGGCCGCGCGAGAAGCGTGCGCCCTCGGATCGATTACTACATAAGCAGCGCCCGTGCACCACACTTTTCTCGGATTCAGCAGCGGGGAAAGCAACCCACGGAAACAAATCCAAAACCCGCTTCGTGCGCCACACCCGctaaggccgccgccgccgcgtccccctcctcttccccgccgccgccgccgatgtcgcCGGCACCGCAGGCCGCTTCGCCGGCGGAGGATCGGCGGGGTGGGAGGGCACCGGTCCCCCCCtacgtgaaggcggcggcggggtcggtcGGCGGCGTGATGGAGGCGTGCTGCCTGCAGCCGATCGACGTCATCAAGACGCGGCTGCAGCTGGACCGCTCGGGGGCGTACCGGGGCATCGCGCACTGCGGCACCACCGTCGTGCGCTCCGAGGGCGTGCGCGCGCTCTGGAAGGGGCTCACGCCCTTCGCCACCCACCTCACGCTCAAGTACGCGCTCCGCCTCGGCTCCAACGCCGTGCTGCAGTCCGCGTTCAAGGACCCCGGCACGGGCAAGGTCTCCGCGCacggccgcctcgcctccgggttcggcgccggcgtcctcgAGGCCCTCCTCATCGTCACCCCCTTCGAG GTGGTTAAAATCAGGTTGCAGCAACAAAAAGGTCTAAGCCCTGACCTGCTGAGATATAAGGGGCCAATACATTGTGCTAGGACGATTGTTACTGAGGAGGGTCTTTTTGGCCTGTGGGCTGGAGCATTACCAACCGTCATGCGTAATGGCACAAACCAAGCCGCAATGTTCACTGCCAAGAATACATTTGATATTGTTCTCTGGAAGAAGCATGAAGGAGATGGGAAGGTTCTCCAGCCATGGCAGTCAATGATTTCAGGTTTTCTTGCAGGAACTGCAGGTCCGATCTGCACTGGACCCTTCGATGTCGTGAAGACTAGACTGATGGCCCAGGGGAGAACTGGTGACATCAAGTACAAGGGTATGGTCCACGCGATACGCACAATATACGCTGAAGAGGGTCTCAGAGCCCTTTGGAAAGGTTTGCTTCCGAGGCTTATGAGGATTCCACCTGGTCAGGCTATAATGTGGGCGGTGGCTGATCAGGTGATGGGCCTCTATGAGAGATCATATCTGCAGCCGGCTCATATGTAA
- the LOC127766748 gene encoding ran-binding protein 1 homolog a-like, whose protein sequence is MADPAEHREEEEEAAAAAAGEDEDTGAQVAPIVKLEEVAVTTGEEDEEVLLDMKSKLYRFDKEGNQWKERGTGTVKLLKHKETGKVRLVMRQAKTLKICANHLVATTTKMQEHAGSDKSCVWHALDFADGELKEEMFAIRFGSVENCKKFREMVEEIAEQQGKNEEKENEEVSSTAGLVEKLSVTETKKEENAEKEETPAEEDKKGAKE, encoded by the exons atggccgacCCAGCGGAGCaccgtgaggaggaggaggaggccgcggcggcggcggcgggcgaggacgAGGACACCGGCGCCCAGGTCGCGCCCATCGTCAAGCTCGAGGaggtcgccgtcaccaccggcgaggaggacgaggaggtccTCCTCGACAT GAAGTCGAAGCTGTACCGCTTCGACAAGGAGGGGAACCAATGGAAGGAGAGAGGCACCGGCACGGTGAAGCTGCTGAAGCACAAGGAGACCGGCAAGGTCCGTCTCGTCATGCGCCAGGCTAAGACGCTCAAGATCTGCGCCAATCACCTCG TGGCGACGACCACGAAGATGCAGGAGCACGCCGGCAGCGACAAGTCGTGCGTGTGGCACGCGCTGGACTTCGCCGACGGCGAGCTCAAGGAGGAAATGTTCGCCATACGCTTTGGATCCGTCGAGA ACTGCAAGAAGTTCAGGGAGATGGTAGAAGAGATTGCTGAGCAGCAAGGAAAGAACGAGGAGAAAGAAAATGAGGAAGTCTCCTCTACTGCAGGATTGGTTGAGAAGCTTTCAGTGACCGAGacaaaaaaggaggaaaatgcAGAGAAAGAGGAGACTCCTGCAGAAGAGGATAAGAAGGGCGCTAAAGAGTGA
- the LOC127765070 gene encoding probable protein phosphatase 2C 32, giving the protein MSCTVAIPSSPVFSPSRRPLSCKAASASASPESVSVAASSPAQAAPPAGSPLRPFALRAHLREEATPSPQPSAAAAAVVSAPAGSVLKRRRPAPLVVPVCGGAAAAAAAAAVAAVESDPRNEVEEDGEDFAVYCRRGKGRRRVEMEDRHVAKVALGGDPKVAFFGVFDGHGGKSAAEFVAENMPKFMAEEMCKVDGGDSGETEQAVKRCYLKTDEEFLKREESGGACCVTALLQKGGLVVSNAGDCRAVLSRAGKAEALTSDHRASREDERERIENLGGFVVNYRGTWRVQGSLAVSRGIGDAHLKQWVVSDPDTTTLGVDSQCEFLILASDGLWDKVENQEAVDIARPLCISNDKASRMTACRRLVETAVTRGSTDDISIVIIQLQQFSR; this is encoded by the exons ATGTCCTGCACGGTCGCCATCCCGAGCTCGCCGGTGttctcgccgtcgcgccgcccgctCTCCTGCAAggccgcgtccgcgtccgcctcgccggagtCCGTATCCGTcgccgcgtcctcgccggcgcAGGCCGCGCCCCCCGCCGGGTCGCCGCTCCGCCCCTTCGCGCTGCGCGCCCACCTGCGCGAGGAGGCCACGCCGTCGCCCcagccgtcggccgccgcggctGCGGTGGTCTCCGCCCCTGCGGGGTCCGTGCTTAAGAGGCGGCGCCCGGCCCCTCTCGTGGTTCCGGTGTGCGGCGgggcggccgctgccgccgccgccgcggcggtggccgcggtggAATCGGATCCGAGgaacgaggtggaggaggacggcgaggattTCGCGGTGTACTGCcggaggggaaaggggaggagaagggtggAGATGGAGGACCGGCATGTGGCCAAGGTCGCCCTCGGCGGAGACCCCAAAGTG GCCTTTTTTGGTGTATTCGATGGCCACGGCGGGAAGAGCGCGGCGGAGTTCGTCGCCGAGAACATGCCCAAGTTCATGGCCGAGGAGATGTGCaaggtggacggcggcgacagTGGCGAGACTGAACAGGCAGTGAAGCGGTGCTACCTGAAGACGGACGAGGAATTCCTCAAGAGGGAGGAGAGCGGGGGCGCCTGCTGCGTCACCGCTTTGCTGCAGAAAGGTGGCCTCGTTGTGTCTAATGCCGGAGATTGCCGTGCCGTGCTCAGCCGCGCCGGGAAGGCAGAGGCGCTCACCTCTGATCACCGGGCCTCGCGCGAGGATGAGAGGGAAAGAATTGAGAATCTG GGTGGATTCGTGGTGAATTACCGAGGAACATGGCGAGTTCAGGGATCCTTAGCAGTGTCAAGAGGCATCGGTGATGCACACCTCAAGCAGTGGGTGGTGTCTGATCCAGACACCACAACTCTGGGTGTTGATTCGCAGTGCGAATTCTTGATTCTTGCCTCTGATGGTTTGTGGGACAAGGTGGAGAACCAGGAGGCAGTTGACATTGCCAGGCCGCTTTGCATCAGCAACGACAAAGCTTCTCGCATGACTGCTTGCAGGAGGCTCGTCGAAACTGCGGTTACTAGGGGCTCGACTGACGATATCAGCATTGTGATCATACAGCTGCAGCAATTCTCAAGATAA